tttacattccctccataatttgttaaaaatgtaattattcatGTGTAGCTTTTGAGATCTTTCTAGCTCTCTAGCACCTTCTAGTGGATTTAAAATGCACAACAGCTCAACCTTTATTTTTCGacctttgtgttttaaatataatattcGAAAAAAATgtcgttttattttattttttttacattatttctcATCAAAATCCTTTCCCCAAGATAATCACAAAAAACGCAgctgttaaatattatttttttatatatattttgctgaCCTCTAATTCGCCATTGTGGTGTGTCTGCTACGCATGCGCCACCTCGAAAGGAACTCTGTCGAGGTCGAACGGTAGGATCTGTATAATCTTGAGCAAAACAAGACACAAAATGCCCGACGACTATGATAAAGCAGCATACCCCGAGCCTCCGCGACAAACTCCGGCCGTGGATAAGCAGACGGCGCTGCCAAACCCAGCTCTAATTCTGTCTAAACTCTTCTATTACACCGTGGACCTTCCTGTCACCACATTTAGAGGTAAGAGAAGCTAACGGGGCTAACAACAGGACACAGTGCAAGCTAACATCGCCTTCATTTGGTTTTCCTTCCCTCAGCATGAagcttgtttctctttttatccaGATACTATCGACAGCATTCGGTCTAAAAATAAGCTGGTCTACTACCACCAGAAGTTTCGCCGTGTTCCCGACCTGATGGACTGCAAGGAGGGAGACTTCACCTGCTACTATGAGGCTGACATGCAGTGGAGGAGAGACTAGTGAGTTGGaacaaataatataataatatataaacttttgcaaaacactgtGTGGGGGAATATTAGACATAATCCTGACGCAAGGAACCGTAAGGCTCTAAATCTGCAAAACAATACtataaaaaagcttttaagcCTGTTTATGAATTTGCTCTTGGGAGCAATGGAGTCCACAGAAGAGGTGTGAAT
The DNA window shown above is from Xiphophorus couchianus chromosome 16, X_couchianus-1.0, whole genome shotgun sequence and carries:
- the ndufb10 gene encoding NADH dehydrogenase [ubiquinone] 1 beta subcomplex subunit 10, whose amino-acid sequence is MPDDYDKAAYPEPPRQTPAVDKQTALPNPALILSKLFYYTVDLPVTTFRDTIDSIRSKNKLVYYHQKFRRVPDLMDCKEGDFTCYYEADMQWRRDYKVDQEIVKVIQERMRACQQREGHSYQQNCTKEIQQFNEVTKNFQSRYGDLGAYANARKCLMKQKERMMAAQAQSA